The genomic stretch CGCCGAACGCCTGCTCCAGGCGCGCGGCGGCGGCACTGCCCGCCGGGTAGTTCGCGGGGGCGACCGCGAGCACCGAGTGGTCGCTCGCCGCGAACCCGAACTCGTTGTCCGGGTACGACGGCAGCTCGTCGATCGTGACGTTCTCCGTGCCGAACTTCTGCTTGATGGCCTGGAGGCGTCGCCGCGGGCTCGTCCTGTCCTCGGTGAAGCGGGCGACGTAGATCCCGGTGTCGCCTGTCGCGAGCCTGGCCTCGAGGTCCTCGACATCTTTGCGGTCGAGGCCCAGGTCGCCCGCGCACCAGGGCTTCAGCGGTGCGTACGGCAGGCTCGGCTGCGCCGCGACGCCCGCCAGCACGGGCTCGTCCGCGGCCAGCGCCAGCGCGAACCCGCCGCTGAAGCACATGCCGACCACGCCCGCGCCGCGCGTGCCGGCCTTGTCGGTGGCGTACCGCGCGAGCGCCCGTAGCGGTGTGACGATTGGCGACGTCGCGCCGCTCTTCAGCAGGTGGATCTCGCGGGAGACGCAGACCCCGAGCGCCGCTTTCAGCATGTCGCCACGTGACGTCGCGGGTGCGGGGCCGGAGAGGACCGGCAGGTACACCGTGAAGCCGCTGTCGACCACGCGGCGGGCGAACGCGAGCGCCGGCGGCGTGAGGCCCATGAGCTCGTGCAGCACGAGGACCGGCGGGCCGCTGCCGTCGGTGTAGACCGGCCACGGCGCACCCGCGTCGCGGTCCAGCAGGAAGCCGCTGACCTCGTCCGTCATGCCGCGACCGTACGACGGCCAGCCCGAAAACTGTCACACCCCGTTTCGAGGACCGGCCGGTTCTGAGCCTGATGGCGCGCCCGGCCTGGTCTTGTAGGAGTCCGTTCGTGCGGGGGAGGTCCGGTAGTTTCCGGGATCGCGGGTCGTGTCCCTGCTCGACCACCGCTCGCGCGCCCACGACGCTGAAGCGCGCGTTCTCTCCCACCTGACGCGGAATCGCCCCCGCCGCAAAGACGCCACCTGGCACCTGCCGGGCGGTCCCTACAGAACGAGGAGCACACATGCGGCGTATCGCACGCCCGCCCCTACAGCGCCTGATCGTCATGGCATCGGCCACCACGGCCGCTGCCGTGCTCGGGTCGCTGCTGAACGCCCACCACGCCGCAGCCGTTCGCGACCCGAACATGCTCGCCACGCGGGCCACCTTTCCGGGCGGCGCACCCGCCCCCGGAGCCGAGTTCACGCTGCGCGCGCAGCCCGACCCGGTCCTGCCTACTGCGCCCGTCACGGACCCGGCGAACGACGCCCGGCTCATGCCGGAGCAGGTTGCCGGGACTGGCGTCGCCGACGCGAACGGCTACGTCAC from Frankiaceae bacterium encodes the following:
- a CDS encoding dienelactone hydrolase family protein — protein: MTDEVSGFLLDRDAGAPWPVYTDGSGPPVLVLHELMGLTPPALAFARRVVDSGFTVYLPVLSGPAPATSRGDMLKAALGVCVSREIHLLKSGATSPIVTPLRALARYATDKAGTRGAGVVGMCFSGGFALALAADEPVLAGVAAQPSLPYAPLKPWCAGDLGLDRKDVEDLEARLATGDTGIYVARFTEDRTSPRRRLQAIKQKFGTENVTIDELPSYPDNEFGFAASDHSVLAVAPANYPAGSAAAARLEQAFGDVITFLTERLT